A region from the Inhella inkyongensis genome encodes:
- the ilvA gene encoding threonine ammonia-lyase, biosynthetic has protein sequence MVRPALIPSADSYLQRILRARVYEVARRTALDPARKLSRRLGNQVLLKREDQQPVFSFKLRGAYNKMAQLPPEQLAQGVICASAGNHAQGVALSAKRLGCRALVVMPVTTPRVKVDAVKALDAEVLLHGDSYSDAYQEAVRLQAEQGLTFVHPFDDPDVIAGQGTVGLELLEQHPGPLHAVFVAVGGGGLISGVAAAIKAIRPEVKVIGVQTQDSNAMAASVRAGRRLTLPDVGLFSDGTAVKLVGEETFRVACALVDDWIEVDTDALCAAVKDIFEDTRSIVEPAGALGVAGIKQWVAREGVKGQTLVAIACGANMNFDRLRFVAERAEVGEQREALFAITIPEERGSFKRFCQLIGKRSVTEFNYRMSDPQRAHLFVGLSLTRPDDTERLLQTFRKAGFEALDLTHDELAKQHLRHLAGGRGVDIPHESLVRCQFPERPGALMRFLEAMDPGWNISLFHYRNQGADHGRVLVGLQVPPKDRAALKRFLNRLEHPWVDESENPAYRLFLK, from the coding sequence ATGGTCCGCCCTGCTTTGATTCCCAGCGCCGACAGCTATTTGCAGCGCATCTTGCGCGCCCGGGTCTACGAGGTGGCGCGGCGCACCGCGCTCGACCCGGCGCGCAAGCTCAGCCGGCGCTTGGGGAACCAAGTGCTGCTCAAGCGCGAGGACCAGCAGCCCGTCTTCAGCTTCAAGCTGCGCGGCGCCTACAACAAGATGGCGCAACTCCCGCCCGAGCAACTGGCCCAAGGGGTGATCTGCGCCAGCGCCGGCAATCACGCCCAGGGCGTGGCCCTCAGCGCCAAGCGCCTGGGCTGCCGCGCACTGGTGGTGATGCCCGTCACCACGCCGCGCGTCAAGGTCGATGCCGTGAAGGCGCTGGACGCCGAGGTGCTGCTGCACGGCGACTCCTACAGCGACGCCTATCAAGAAGCCGTGCGCCTGCAGGCCGAGCAGGGTCTGACCTTCGTTCACCCTTTTGACGATCCCGACGTCATCGCCGGCCAGGGGACGGTGGGCCTGGAGTTGCTGGAGCAGCACCCCGGCCCGCTGCACGCGGTGTTCGTGGCGGTGGGCGGCGGCGGGCTGATCTCCGGCGTGGCCGCCGCCATCAAGGCCATCCGGCCCGAGGTCAAGGTGATCGGCGTTCAGACTCAGGACTCCAACGCCATGGCCGCTTCGGTGCGCGCCGGCCGGCGCCTGACCCTGCCCGATGTCGGGCTGTTCAGCGACGGCACAGCCGTCAAGCTGGTCGGTGAGGAAACCTTTCGCGTCGCCTGCGCCCTGGTGGATGACTGGATCGAGGTCGACACCGACGCCCTGTGCGCCGCCGTGAAGGACATCTTTGAGGACACCCGCTCCATCGTCGAACCCGCAGGGGCGCTGGGCGTGGCGGGGATCAAGCAATGGGTGGCGCGCGAGGGTGTGAAGGGTCAGACCCTGGTGGCCATCGCCTGCGGCGCCAACATGAACTTCGATCGCCTGCGCTTTGTGGCCGAGCGCGCCGAAGTAGGCGAACAGCGCGAGGCCCTGTTCGCCATCACCATTCCGGAGGAACGGGGCAGCTTCAAGCGCTTCTGTCAGCTGATCGGCAAGCGCTCGGTCACCGAGTTCAACTACCGCATGAGCGACCCGCAGCGCGCCCATCTGTTCGTGGGCCTGAGCCTGACCCGCCCCGACGACACCGAGCGCCTGTTGCAGACCTTTCGCAAGGCCGGCTTCGAAGCCCTGGACCTGACCCATGATGAGTTGGCCAAGCAGCACTTGCGTCACTTGGCCGGCGGACGCGGAGTGGACATCCCGCACGAGTCCTTGGTGCGCTGCCAATTCCCCGAACGCCCCGGCGCCCTAATGCGCTTCCTGGAGGCCATGGACCCGGGCTGGAACATCAGCCTGTTCCATTACCGCAACCAGGGCGCCGACCACGGCCGCGTGCTGGTGGGCCTGCAAGTGCCGCCCAAAGACCGCGCGGCGCTCAAACGCTTCCTGAACCGTCTGGAACACCCCTGGGTGGACGAGAGCGAAAACCCGGCCTACCGTCTTTTCCTGAAGTAG
- a CDS encoding nicotinate-nucleotide--dimethylbenzimidazole phosphoribosyltransferase, with amino-acid sequence MTLHESLISPTANPELEKALRERLARRSAIAGGFGQLEELALRLALIQATETPRFRDPVLALFAADHGLAVEGVGAQWGRSTSDQAMLALQSRLPSAVLARLHGLALQVVDCGLATDLAPHPKLLLRKVAHGTRNARFGAAMTREQLHAALRVGMEVTDAQSGNVLACAGMGQGANESAALLLARLDAQHLKDLLSASSQHLVEVLELVLSRHREAVDAMDALAAFGGYEIAVMAGAMLVAASKRMLILIDGLPACAALRVAASIAPPVTDYVVFCRSNHEPGMDLALAGFKAMALLELGMDCADGTGAAIAWPLVRSAAALLSDVHEIPAAPIQPETDPSALDSALQPQQTTTPMGLDELPDSRLGATTRPSSPLLE; translated from the coding sequence ATGACCCTCCACGAGTCGCTGATTTCGCCCACGGCCAACCCCGAGTTGGAGAAAGCCCTGCGCGAGCGCTTGGCGCGCCGCAGCGCCATCGCCGGAGGCTTCGGTCAGCTGGAAGAACTCGCCCTGCGCCTGGCCTTGATCCAGGCCACCGAAACGCCGCGCTTTCGCGATCCCGTGCTGGCCCTGTTTGCCGCCGACCACGGCCTGGCCGTCGAAGGCGTGGGCGCGCAATGGGGGCGCAGCACCTCCGATCAGGCCATGCTGGCCCTGCAGTCCCGCCTGCCCAGCGCGGTGCTGGCGCGCCTGCATGGCCTGGCCCTGCAGGTGGTGGACTGCGGCCTCGCCACCGACCTGGCGCCCCACCCCAAGCTGCTGCTGCGCAAGGTGGCGCATGGCACCCGCAATGCGCGCTTTGGCGCCGCCATGACACGCGAACAGTTGCACGCTGCGCTGCGCGTGGGCATGGAAGTCACCGATGCCCAGAGCGGCAATGTGCTGGCTTGCGCCGGCATGGGCCAGGGGGCGAATGAAAGCGCGGCCCTGTTGCTGGCCCGCCTGGACGCCCAGCACCTCAAGGATCTGCTGAGCGCCAGCTCCCAGCATCTGGTTGAAGTGCTGGAGTTGGTACTCAGCCGCCACCGCGAGGCGGTGGATGCCATGGATGCCCTGGCCGCCTTTGGCGGCTACGAGATCGCGGTGATGGCCGGCGCCATGCTGGTAGCGGCCAGCAAGCGCATGCTGATCCTGATTGACGGCCTACCCGCCTGCGCCGCACTGCGCGTGGCCGCCAGCATTGCGCCACCGGTCACCGACTATGTGGTGTTCTGCCGCAGCAACCACGAGCCGGGCATGGATCTCGCGCTGGCCGGCTTTAAGGCCATGGCCCTGCTGGAACTGGGCATGGATTGCGCCGACGGCACCGGCGCGGCCATCGCCTGGCCGCTGGTGCGCAGTGCCGCGGCGCTGCTCTCAGACGTGCATGAAATTCCAGCGGCCCCGATTCAACCGGAAACCGATCCGTCGGCGCTGGACTCGGCACTGCAACCCCAGCAAACCACCACACCGATGGGACTGGATGAATTGCCCGACAGCCGCCTGGGGGCGACCACGCGGCCGAGCAGCCCCTTGCTGGAGTAG
- the gspG gene encoding type II secretion system major pseudopilin GspG, whose translation MRVFSGMAARRRGFTLIELLVVLIIIGVLGAMVVPNLLSRADDARVTAARTDINVLMQALKMYKLDNQRFPSGDQGLEALIQKPTTGSIPANWRPYVEKLPKDPWGQAYQYANPGVKGEVDVYSLGRDGKTGGEGPDADIGSWQ comes from the coding sequence ATGCGTGTTTTCTCCGGTATGGCCGCGCGCCGGCGTGGTTTCACCCTGATCGAGCTCCTGGTCGTGCTGATCATCATTGGCGTGCTCGGGGCCATGGTGGTGCCCAATCTGCTCAGCCGGGCGGACGACGCGCGGGTGACCGCCGCGCGCACCGACATCAATGTGCTGATGCAGGCCCTCAAGATGTACAAGCTGGACAACCAGCGCTTCCCCAGCGGCGACCAAGGCCTGGAAGCCCTGATCCAGAAACCCACCACGGGCAGCATCCCCGCCAACTGGCGCCCCTATGTGGAAAAGCTGCCCAAGGACCCCTGGGGCCAGGCCTACCAATACGCCAATCCGGGCGTGAAGGGCGAGGTCGATGTCTACAGCCTGGGGCGCGACGGCAAGACCGGCGGCGAGGGCCCGGACGCCGACATCGGCTCCTGGCAGTAA
- a CDS encoding prepilin-type N-terminal cleavage/methylation domain-containing protein produces MLRRAHGFGRGFGRGFSLIELLVVLMIVAIATAGVGLALRDPTQAQLDREAERLVALLESARAEARAAGLVVSWQPTAKSADQHFSFQGLPAKLALPSQWLGQPPAVEIEGGANALVLGPEPLLHKQSLRLRLGEAQLRIGSDGLQAFAVLAEDAQPTR; encoded by the coding sequence TTGCTGCGAAGGGCCCACGGCTTCGGCCGGGGTTTCGGCCGAGGTTTTAGCCTGATCGAGCTGCTGGTCGTGTTGATGATCGTGGCCATCGCCACAGCCGGCGTCGGCCTGGCGCTGCGCGACCCCACCCAGGCCCAGTTGGACCGCGAGGCCGAGCGCCTGGTGGCGCTGCTGGAATCGGCTCGCGCCGAGGCGCGCGCAGCCGGCCTGGTGGTGAGCTGGCAGCCCACGGCCAAGTCAGCGGATCAGCACTTCAGCTTCCAGGGCCTGCCCGCCAAGCTGGCCCTGCCCAGCCAGTGGCTGGGCCAGCCGCCGGCCGTCGAGATCGAGGGCGGTGCCAACGCCCTGGTGCTGGGCCCCGAGCCCCTGCTGCACAAACAAAGCCTGCGCCTGCGCCTGGGCGAGGCCCAGCTGCGCATTGGCAGCGACGGCCTACAGGCCTTCGCCGTGCTGGCTGAAGACGCGCAGCCCACCCGATGA
- the gspI gene encoding type II secretion system minor pseudopilin GspI encodes MKARGFTLIEVLVALAVVALALGAGMKAAGALTMNADRLQRMTAAQWCAENQLVELRLTKQFPGVGESSFSCEQLGLQFRGLMRVQPTPNPNFRRIDTVVGDETTESLLTLTTIQGRF; translated from the coding sequence ATGAAAGCCCGCGGCTTCACGCTGATCGAAGTGCTGGTGGCCCTGGCCGTGGTGGCCCTGGCCCTGGGTGCGGGCATGAAGGCGGCTGGCGCGTTGACGATGAATGCCGACCGCCTGCAGCGCATGACGGCCGCCCAATGGTGTGCCGAGAACCAATTGGTGGAACTGCGCCTGACCAAGCAATTCCCCGGCGTGGGTGAGTCCTCCTTCAGCTGCGAGCAACTGGGCCTGCAATTTCGCGGCCTGATGCGCGTGCAGCCCACGCCGAACCCGAACTTCCGCCGCATCGACACCGTGGTGGGCGACGAGACCACGGAAAGCCTGCTCACTCTGACCACCATTCAGGGGCGCTTCTGA
- a CDS encoding prepilin-type N-terminal cleavage/methylation domain-containing protein translates to MALKHARGFTLVEVLIALLVMAVMSGLAWRGVDAMLRSREQSQTHLERSARLQTVMAQLQQDLEQIHEGKELPALQFDGRHLRLTRRHPQGVQVVVWFVVDGALRRWADAPTSRLDALRRSFERGGQPLTLAGSALETQPGVSDWQLAYFFGNAWSNAQSTGDFDDPSPPKEGQGQGQTPGQNVGPQRVTLPQGLRITLQFAPQSGFGGPLMRQFLLGRGP, encoded by the coding sequence ATGGCCCTCAAGCACGCGCGTGGATTCACCCTGGTCGAGGTGCTCATCGCCCTCTTGGTGATGGCCGTCATGTCCGGCCTGGCCTGGCGCGGCGTAGACGCCATGCTGCGCAGCCGCGAACAAAGCCAAACCCATTTAGAGCGCAGCGCCCGGCTGCAAACGGTGATGGCCCAGCTGCAGCAGGATCTGGAGCAGATCCACGAGGGCAAGGAACTTCCGGCCCTGCAGTTCGACGGCCGCCATCTGCGCCTCACCCGCCGCCACCCGCAGGGCGTGCAGGTGGTGGTCTGGTTCGTGGTGGACGGCGCGCTGCGTCGTTGGGCGGACGCCCCCACCAGCCGGCTCGATGCCCTGCGCCGCTCCTTTGAGCGCGGCGGACAGCCCCTGACCTTGGCGGGCAGCGCACTGGAGACCCAGCCGGGCGTCAGCGACTGGCAACTGGCCTACTTCTTTGGCAATGCTTGGAGCAATGCCCAGTCCACTGGCGACTTTGACGATCCCAGCCCCCCCAAGGAAGGACAAGGCCAAGGGCAAACACCCGGACAAAACGTAGGCCCGCAGCGCGTCACCCTGCCCCAAGGCCTGCGCATCACCCTGCAGTTCGCCCCCCAGTCCGGCTTCGGCGGCCCCTTGATGCGGCAATTCCTGCTGGGGCGCGGGCCATGA
- the gspK gene encoding type II secretion system minor pseudopilin GspK encodes MRAQRGAALLTAMLIVTLVATLAAAMVWRQFRAVQIESAERARAQAAWVLGGALDWARLILIEDGKAGGANAETDHLGEVWAVPLAESRLSTFLAADRNNAALDNEGPEAFLSGQIEDAQSRFNLTNLSSKELDPDDVQTLQSLCSAAGLSSAVAERLSSGLREALVSTAETGDGVLLPRRLEQLSWLGLEPESIKRLEPWLILLEQPAPVNLNTAPREVLAAVLRINLGQADRLVQVRNAKPFRNLNDVRAQLPEPQRGAVKDGRVAVNTRHFLVTGRLRLDERVMEQRSLVLRRDGNQVQTLWRERRPVDLGENPRRGSP; translated from the coding sequence ATGAGGGCACAACGCGGCGCCGCTCTGCTGACGGCCATGCTCATCGTCACCCTGGTGGCCACCCTGGCCGCCGCCATGGTGTGGCGGCAGTTCCGCGCGGTGCAGATCGAAAGCGCCGAGCGCGCACGCGCCCAGGCCGCCTGGGTGCTGGGCGGGGCCCTGGACTGGGCGCGCCTGATCCTGATCGAAGACGGCAAGGCCGGCGGCGCCAATGCCGAGACTGACCACTTGGGCGAGGTCTGGGCCGTGCCCTTGGCCGAGAGCCGGCTCTCTACCTTCCTGGCGGCCGACCGCAACAACGCCGCGCTCGACAACGAAGGGCCCGAGGCCTTCCTGTCCGGTCAGATCGAGGACGCGCAGTCACGCTTCAACCTCACCAACCTGAGCAGCAAGGAGCTGGACCCCGACGACGTGCAGACCCTGCAGTCCCTGTGCAGCGCCGCCGGCCTGTCCAGCGCCGTGGCCGAGCGCCTGAGCTCGGGCCTGCGCGAGGCCCTGGTCTCCACGGCCGAGACGGGCGACGGGGTGCTGCTGCCGCGCCGCCTGGAGCAACTGAGCTGGCTGGGGCTGGAGCCCGAGTCCATCAAGCGCCTGGAGCCCTGGCTGATCCTGCTGGAGCAGCCTGCGCCGGTGAACCTGAACACCGCCCCGCGCGAGGTGCTGGCCGCCGTGCTGCGCATCAATCTGGGCCAGGCTGACCGCCTGGTGCAGGTGCGCAATGCCAAGCCCTTCAGGAACCTGAACGACGTGCGTGCCCAACTGCCCGAGCCCCAGCGCGGCGCGGTCAAGGACGGCCGGGTGGCGGTGAACACCCGCCACTTTCTGGTCACCGGCCGGCTGCGCTTGGATGAACGGGTGATGGAGCAGCGCTCGCTGGTGCTGCGCCGCGACGGCAACCAGGTGCAGACCCTCTGGCGCGAGCGCCGCCCGGTCGATCTGGGTGAAAACCCGCGCCGCGGCTCTCCCTAG
- the gspL gene encoding type II secretion system protein GspL, translating into MSTLLILLQARERLPAPAGSNASGATEFTDFDWVLLPANGTAPTQGRCAAQALPAAQQLVLVPADLQTAFHRTPLPRTAPGRWRAALVGLLEEQLLQDPEELHLALQPQAAGGQEVWVCVTPRAPLAAALAELDAAQRFVDRIAPLHWPADSVRGHVSLDEHGTPVLRWQHPDGVGCLPLRGSFARERLAPLLQNGHWTAQAEVADEAQRLLGVNVQVQSAAEHSAQALLSPWNLRQFELAGRPQGWRWLQQLGHRLMQPEWRMARFGVAALLGLQLVGLNALAWQQRQQLSERRLAVEQTLTTAFPQVRAVLDAPVQMQRELARLRAAAGRPDDSDLDPMLAALAAAWPADRAPLDALSYEPGLLSFGASDWSEPHLEQLRQSLGAAWTLQPDQGRMTLRRSKAPAP; encoded by the coding sequence ATGAGCACCCTGCTGATCCTCTTGCAAGCACGCGAACGGCTGCCGGCCCCGGCCGGGTCGAACGCGTCTGGTGCCACCGAGTTCACCGATTTCGACTGGGTGCTGCTGCCCGCCAACGGCACGGCGCCCACCCAGGGCCGCTGTGCGGCCCAGGCCCTGCCGGCCGCGCAGCAATTGGTGCTGGTGCCGGCCGATCTGCAGACGGCCTTTCACCGCACCCCTTTGCCGCGCACCGCGCCGGGTCGTTGGCGCGCGGCCCTGGTGGGCCTGCTGGAAGAACAGCTGCTGCAGGACCCTGAAGAACTGCACCTGGCCCTGCAACCGCAGGCGGCCGGCGGCCAAGAGGTCTGGGTCTGCGTGACGCCGCGCGCGCCGCTGGCCGCCGCCCTGGCCGAGTTGGACGCGGCGCAGCGCTTTGTCGACCGCATCGCCCCCCTGCACTGGCCGGCCGATTCGGTGCGCGGCCATGTGAGCCTGGATGAGCACGGCACCCCGGTGCTGCGCTGGCAACACCCCGATGGCGTGGGCTGCCTGCCCCTGCGCGGCAGCTTCGCCCGCGAACGCCTGGCCCCCCTGCTGCAAAACGGCCATTGGACGGCGCAGGCCGAGGTGGCCGACGAGGCGCAGCGCCTGCTCGGGGTGAATGTGCAGGTGCAAAGCGCGGCCGAACACTCCGCCCAAGCCCTGCTATCGCCCTGGAACCTGCGCCAGTTCGAGCTCGCCGGCCGTCCGCAGGGCTGGCGCTGGCTGCAACAACTGGGCCACCGCCTGATGCAACCCGAGTGGCGCATGGCGCGCTTCGGCGTGGCCGCCCTGCTGGGCCTGCAATTGGTGGGGCTCAATGCCCTGGCCTGGCAGCAACGCCAGCAATTGAGCGAGCGCCGCCTGGCCGTGGAGCAGACCCTGACCACCGCCTTCCCGCAAGTGCGGGCCGTACTGGACGCCCCGGTGCAGATGCAGCGCGAACTGGCGCGTCTGCGCGCCGCCGCCGGCCGCCCGGACGACAGCGACCTGGACCCCATGTTGGCCGCCCTGGCCGCCGCCTGGCCGGCCGACCGCGCACCGCTGGATGCGCTGAGCTATGAGCCCGGTCTGCTCAGCTTTGGGGCCAGCGATTGGAGCGAGCCCCACCTTGAACAACTGCGCCAGAGCCTGGGCGCGGCGTGGACCCTGCAACCCGATCAGGGCCGCATGACGCTGCGCCGCAGCAAGGCCCCTGCACCATGA
- the gspM gene encoding type II secretion system protein GspM encodes MSATFTEQLRDARTQAQQQWQALAPRERLGVLAAGLVLGLALLVGWGLLPALKTLREAPAQRAALDAQLQQMQAWAAEAKALRQLPAVAPAQAQQALQAATELLGPGAKLQVQGERAALSFSEAQGEALGRWLAEVRTSARARPIEAQLTRGAKGYAGRIVLSLGVGT; translated from the coding sequence ATGAGCGCCACTTTCACCGAACAACTGCGCGACGCTCGCACCCAGGCGCAACAGCAATGGCAAGCCCTGGCGCCGCGCGAGCGCCTGGGGGTGCTGGCCGCCGGCCTGGTGCTGGGCCTGGCCCTGCTGGTGGGCTGGGGGCTGCTGCCGGCACTCAAGACCCTGCGCGAAGCCCCGGCCCAGCGCGCAGCCCTCGACGCCCAACTGCAACAGATGCAAGCCTGGGCCGCCGAGGCCAAGGCCCTGCGCCAGCTGCCGGCCGTGGCGCCGGCTCAGGCGCAACAGGCCCTCCAGGCCGCCACCGAGCTGCTGGGGCCCGGCGCCAAGCTGCAAGTGCAGGGCGAGCGCGCCGCCCTGAGTTTTTCTGAAGCGCAGGGCGAGGCCCTCGGCCGTTGGTTGGCCGAGGTGCGCACCAGCGCCCGCGCCCGCCCGATCGAGGCACAACTCACGCGCGGCGCCAAGGGCTATGCCGGGCGCATCGTGCTGAGCCTGGGAGTCGGCACTTGA
- the gspN gene encoding type II secretion system protein N, protein MKRAPVLWGLALGLSAALLAHAPAAWLANQLAQASQGRVLLADSQGSWWQGDARLSLSGGAGSRDLAGLPGRVHWRLGWAQGAPALRMKLDCCSAGELVLRLQLGWGQLGLSLPERNEPLLRLPAALLTGLGTPWNTVQPSGQVLLSAQAAKLQWQQGRWQLDGQLALELRGLSSRLSTLNPLGSYRLAVQGQAGSPASFQLQTLEGALQLQGQGRQGEGFRGEASAAPGAEDALNNLLNIMGRRQGARSLISIG, encoded by the coding sequence TTGAAACGCGCCCCCGTCCTCTGGGGACTGGCGCTGGGCTTGAGTGCGGCGCTGCTGGCGCACGCGCCAGCGGCCTGGCTGGCGAACCAGCTGGCCCAGGCCAGCCAGGGCCGGGTGTTGCTGGCCGACAGCCAGGGCAGCTGGTGGCAGGGCGATGCCCGGCTCAGCCTGAGCGGCGGCGCCGGCAGCCGCGACCTCGCCGGCCTGCCCGGCCGTGTGCATTGGCGCCTGGGTTGGGCGCAGGGTGCGCCGGCCCTGCGCATGAAGCTGGATTGCTGCAGCGCTGGCGAGTTGGTGCTGCGCCTGCAACTGGGCTGGGGCCAGCTGGGCCTGAGCCTGCCCGAGCGCAACGAGCCCCTGCTGCGCCTACCTGCGGCCCTGCTGACCGGCCTGGGCACCCCCTGGAACACGGTGCAGCCCAGCGGCCAAGTGCTGCTGAGTGCCCAGGCGGCCAAGCTGCAATGGCAGCAAGGGCGCTGGCAGCTGGACGGCCAACTGGCGCTGGAGTTGCGGGGCCTGAGCTCGCGCCTTTCCACCTTGAACCCGCTGGGCAGCTACCGCCTGGCCGTGCAGGGGCAGGCGGGCAGCCCCGCCAGCTTTCAACTTCAAACCCTGGAAGGCGCCCTGCAACTGCAGGGCCAAGGCCGCCAGGGCGAAGGCTTTCGCGGTGAGGCCTCAGCCGCACCGGGGGCCGAAGATGCTTTGAACAATTTGCTGAACATCATGGGCCGGCGCCAAGGCGCCCGCTCGCTGATCTCGATCGGATGA
- the gspD gene encoding type II secretion system secretin GspD codes for MDFPLFRATALAATLCLHAGFAHAAPPAVRAETPVTLNFVNADIEAVSRAMGSMLGRSLIVDPRVKGTVTLYSEQPLRAQEAFAQYLAALRGLGFSVIDAAGLLKVVPEADAKLQATTVVLDDSKIRGDQIITQVFQLKHENANNLVAVLRPLVNVNNTINANPGNNSLVITDYADNLKRIAKIIAALDTGAATDVEVLVLQHAVATDVAALLQKLGEGGSGAGAPQGGPATTQVVAEPRNNSLILRAPNAARLAALKALAQKLDRPASNAAGGIHVVHLKNADATKLAQVLRAAFAGTGSGNSNSAGLAAFAQSTSPAPQQAQPISTQPGGANSGANSAAAATPVAASAQPSTGGFIQADPATNSLIITAADPLYRQMRAVIDQLDGRRAQIYVETMIVKVDASRGAQFGVQWQNLFGDKGDSAIGGAGTNFGTGGANIINLSAAAAKGRDGAAAVLGQVPGGLNLGFLKKIGDFYTLGALANFLESETGANILSTPNLVALDNEEAKIVVGQNVPFVTGSFTNTGAGAGAGGAVNPFQTVERKDVGLVLRVKAQIGEGGSIRMVIYHENSSVVPGGSQSTGPITDKNAIETTVTVDDGGLLVLGGLIKDEYTDGNDGVPGLSKIPLIGHLFKSENRKRQRTNLMVFLRPTVLRTAEDADRMTLNRYDQIRAFQDKAQPASSLLLPDTGAPQLPPTPAKSGQTGPKAD; via the coding sequence ATGGACTTCCCTCTCTTTCGCGCCACGGCGCTGGCCGCCACGCTTTGCCTGCACGCGGGCTTTGCCCATGCAGCGCCGCCTGCGGTGCGCGCCGAAACCCCGGTGACGCTGAACTTCGTCAACGCCGACATCGAGGCCGTCAGCCGCGCCATGGGCAGCATGCTGGGCCGCAGCCTGATCGTGGACCCACGCGTCAAGGGCACGGTCACGCTCTACAGCGAGCAGCCCCTGCGCGCCCAAGAGGCCTTTGCGCAATACCTGGCCGCGCTGCGCGGCCTGGGTTTCTCGGTCATCGACGCGGCGGGGCTGCTCAAGGTGGTGCCCGAGGCCGACGCCAAACTGCAGGCCACCACCGTGGTGCTGGACGACAGCAAGATCCGCGGTGACCAAATCATCACCCAGGTGTTCCAGCTCAAGCACGAGAACGCCAACAACCTGGTGGCCGTGCTGCGGCCCCTGGTCAACGTCAACAACACCATCAACGCCAACCCGGGCAACAACAGCCTGGTGATCACCGACTACGCCGACAACCTCAAGCGCATCGCCAAGATCATTGCGGCGCTGGACACCGGCGCGGCCACCGATGTGGAGGTGCTGGTGCTGCAACACGCCGTGGCCACCGATGTGGCCGCCCTGCTGCAAAAGCTGGGCGAGGGCGGCAGCGGTGCCGGCGCGCCGCAGGGCGGCCCCGCCACCACCCAGGTGGTGGCCGAACCGCGCAACAACAGCCTGATCCTGCGCGCCCCCAATGCCGCGCGCTTGGCTGCCCTCAAAGCCCTGGCGCAAAAGCTCGATCGCCCGGCCAGCAATGCGGCCGGCGGCATCCATGTGGTGCACCTGAAGAACGCCGACGCCACCAAGCTGGCCCAGGTGCTGCGCGCAGCCTTTGCCGGCACCGGCAGTGGCAATTCGAACAGCGCCGGCCTGGCCGCTTTCGCACAGTCGACCAGCCCCGCGCCGCAGCAAGCGCAGCCGATCAGCACACAGCCTGGCGGCGCCAACAGTGGCGCCAACAGCGCGGCCGCGGCCACGCCGGTGGCCGCATCGGCCCAGCCCTCCACCGGGGGCTTCATCCAAGCCGACCCGGCCACCAACTCACTGATCATCACCGCCGCCGACCCGCTCTACCGCCAGATGCGCGCCGTGATCGACCAGCTGGACGGCCGCCGCGCCCAGATCTACGTCGAAACCATGATCGTCAAGGTGGACGCCAGCCGCGGCGCCCAGTTCGGCGTGCAGTGGCAGAACCTGTTCGGTGACAAGGGCGACAGCGCGATCGGTGGCGCCGGCACCAATTTCGGCACCGGTGGCGCCAACATCATCAATTTGAGCGCCGCCGCCGCCAAGGGCCGCGACGGCGCCGCTGCCGTTCTAGGCCAGGTGCCCGGCGGCCTGAACCTGGGCTTCCTGAAGAAGATCGGCGACTTCTACACCCTGGGCGCGCTGGCCAACTTCCTGGAAAGCGAGACCGGCGCCAACATTCTCTCCACGCCCAATCTGGTGGCGCTGGACAACGAGGAGGCCAAGATCGTCGTCGGGCAGAACGTGCCCTTCGTGACCGGCAGCTTCACCAACACCGGCGCGGGTGCCGGCGCCGGCGGCGCGGTCAACCCCTTCCAGACCGTGGAGCGCAAGGACGTGGGCCTGGTGCTGCGCGTCAAGGCCCAGATCGGCGAAGGCGGCTCGATCCGCATGGTGATCTACCACGAGAACAGCTCGGTGGTGCCGGGCGGCTCGCAGAGCACCGGCCCGATCACCGACAAGAACGCCATCGAAACCACGGTGACCGTGGACGACGGCGGCCTTCTGGTGCTGGGCGGCCTGATCAAGGACGAGTACACCGACGGCAACGACGGCGTGCCCGGCCTGTCCAAGATCCCGCTCATCGGTCACCTGTTCAAGAGCGAGAACCGCAAGCGTCAGCGCACCAATCTGATGGTCTTCCTGCGCCCCACAGTGCTGCGCACGGCAGAAGACGCCGACCGCATGACCTTGAACCGTTACGACCAGATCCGCGCCTTCCAGGACAAGGCCCAGCCTGCCAGCAGCCTTCTGTTGCCCGACACCGGCGCACCGCAGTTGCCGCCGACTCCGGCCAAGAGCGGACAAACCGGACCCAAAGCGGACTGA